The following coding sequences lie in one Pontibacter sp. G13 genomic window:
- a CDS encoding sulfatase-like hydrolase/transferase has translation MIPFFRKRRRQIACSGFLAMLAGLTSCQLSEPSQSVPLPPPNILWLVAEDVSPRFDFYGDSLATTPHISALAERGVVFERAFTVSGVCAPSRSGIITGCYPTSIGTQHMRQQKSVIPMPGFPRYSAVPPPDVKAFPELLRSVGYWTSTYRKTDYQFGEPFTIWDEVSDDPHWRHRKEADQDKPFFVYATFEITHEINIWPDSTKSRFYQDFDLDTLTLAPDVLNRPPLLGSPKVDPARVMVPPYLPDTETSRSHIARLYDNISRMDHQVGRLMADLEADGLLENTIVFFMSDHGDCLPRGKRWIYDSGIHSPLVIHIPEAYRDQFPAQPARRTDLVSFIDLAPTVLALAGISKPDWMHGEDLLETLSETPRAYIFAGRDRMDNRYDTRRAIRSDRYKYIFNYQPETPYQQPITFLEQMPLMAEILQLHQAGQLVGPQAQWLADVKPQAELYDLMSDPYELHNLIELPALDSVKTAMHQALVDWQAEFHDLEDEDERLQAERAWPGGTQPITETPTYDIQHDQVTLTCATEGATIAYRTSDHLRWEIYQGPIPLTDSLIVKAQRYGYETSPAMLITPQLPTP, from the coding sequence ATGATCCCATTTTTCAGAAAGAGACGCAGACAGATCGCCTGTTCAGGCTTTCTGGCAATGCTGGCAGGTCTCACGAGTTGCCAACTCTCCGAGCCTTCCCAGTCTGTTCCGCTTCCTCCCCCCAATATCCTGTGGCTGGTGGCTGAGGATGTCAGCCCAAGGTTTGATTTCTATGGAGATTCATTGGCAACAACCCCGCACATTTCAGCACTCGCCGAGCGGGGAGTGGTATTTGAACGTGCCTTCACCGTATCGGGCGTCTGTGCACCGAGTCGCTCGGGGATCATCACGGGCTGCTATCCAACCTCCATTGGCACCCAGCACATGCGCCAGCAAAAAAGCGTGATCCCCATGCCGGGCTTTCCGAGGTATTCGGCGGTTCCCCCGCCAGATGTGAAGGCCTTCCCAGAGTTGTTGAGAAGTGTGGGTTATTGGACCTCAACGTACCGGAAGACAGACTATCAATTTGGAGAGCCTTTTACCATCTGGGATGAGGTTTCGGATGATCCGCATTGGCGACACCGCAAGGAGGCAGATCAGGATAAACCCTTTTTCGTGTACGCCACTTTCGAGATTACTCACGAGATCAACATTTGGCCAGACAGCACCAAATCCCGGTTTTACCAAGATTTTGATCTCGATACCCTCACATTGGCACCCGATGTCCTGAACCGTCCGCCGCTGCTGGGAAGTCCCAAGGTAGATCCTGCCCGAGTCATGGTTCCGCCCTACTTACCTGATACTGAAACGAGCAGATCCCACATTGCCAGACTGTATGACAACATCAGTCGAATGGACCATCAGGTCGGCAGACTCATGGCAGATCTGGAGGCAGATGGCTTGCTGGAAAATACCATCGTCTTCTTCATGAGCGATCATGGAGATTGCCTTCCACGTGGGAAGCGCTGGATCTATGACTCGGGGATTCATTCGCCGCTGGTCATCCATATCCCGGAAGCCTATCGGGACCAATTTCCCGCACAACCTGCGCGCCGCACCGATCTGGTGAGTTTCATCGACTTGGCGCCGACGGTTCTGGCCTTGGCGGGTATTTCCAAGCCAGATTGGATGCATGGGGAAGATTTGCTCGAAACCTTGAGCGAGACTCCCCGAGCGTACATTTTCGCAGGCCGAGACCGAATGGACAACCGTTATGACACCCGTCGGGCCATTCGCTCAGATCGCTACAAATACATCTTCAATTACCAGCCCGAAACCCCTTACCAACAGCCGATCACCTTTTTGGAGCAAATGCCCCTGATGGCGGAAATTCTCCAGCTTCATCAAGCGGGTCAATTGGTAGGGCCACAAGCCCAATGGTTGGCCGATGTCAAGCCGCAAGCAGAACTTTACGACCTGATGTCCGATCCCTACGAATTGCACAACCTGATAGAATTGCCTGCGCTTGATTCGGTGAAAACTGCCATGCACCAAGCCTTGGTGGATTGGCAAGCAGAATTCCACGACCTCGAAGACGAGGACGAAAGGCTTCAAGCCGAACGTGCTTGGCCGGGCGGCACACAGCCGATTACAGAAACCCCAACCTATGACATTCAGCATGACCAGGTGACGCTCACTTGTGCTACTGAGGGAGCCACCATCGCCTATCGCACGAGTGATCATCTCCGCTGGGAAATCTACCAGGGCCCGATTCCCCTTACGGATTCCCTGATAGTCAAAGCGCAACGATATGGCTATGAAACCAGTCCCGCCATGCTCATCACCCCTCAACTTCCGACTCCATGA
- a CDS encoding helix-turn-helix domain-containing protein, with protein MKISIFTWAIIQSFLVGVSIFSVKIVRINLYLSLYFIAVSLKIFVQYLMRFTLWKAVLPHILFLPDVIDLLEPVLLFLYINSLLGNRFQRRDYLYFLPPAIALIGLSAFALITPNFGFPSYLGTALHIFVLAFITIYKGGFLYKSMEYVQGLKETAVKLKQKKVMLWLRMLIWFMALGTFVAFLMLAYHTLIVQNLGQEAKEAVRLGIEFTFIIINASVITITGVFLLKNPQVLQAIPFVKPKNDKDFPEGKFFLNRLDKLIQQEQVFLDANLNEKALATQLEIQPYLLSKLLNEYIGKSFSAFVNEHRIEYAKKLLLSEEGRKLTVFAVAVDSGFNSESVFYVNFKKLVGMTPTQFKKKHLSPAMIKS; from the coding sequence ATGAAAATCTCCATTTTCACCTGGGCTATCATCCAGAGTTTCCTTGTGGGCGTATCGATTTTTTCAGTCAAAATCGTCCGCATCAATCTCTACCTGTCTCTGTACTTCATTGCCGTTTCCCTTAAGATCTTCGTCCAATATCTCATGCGGTTTACGCTGTGGAAGGCGGTCCTTCCGCACATTCTCTTCTTACCGGATGTGATCGATCTGCTTGAACCCGTTCTCCTGTTCCTATACATCAACAGCCTGCTGGGGAATCGTTTCCAGAGGCGTGATTATCTGTATTTCCTTCCTCCCGCAATCGCCTTGATCGGATTGAGTGCATTTGCCTTAATCACCCCGAACTTTGGCTTCCCCTCCTATCTCGGCACTGCCCTCCATATTTTCGTACTGGCCTTCATTACCATCTACAAAGGAGGCTTCCTGTACAAGAGCATGGAGTACGTCCAAGGCCTCAAGGAAACCGCTGTGAAACTCAAGCAGAAGAAGGTCATGCTATGGCTCCGGATGCTGATCTGGTTCATGGCGTTGGGGACCTTCGTGGCATTCCTCATGTTGGCCTACCACACCCTCATCGTCCAGAATCTCGGACAGGAGGCCAAAGAAGCCGTTCGACTGGGGATTGAGTTCACCTTCATCATCATCAATGCGTCTGTCATCACCATTACGGGGGTATTCCTTTTGAAGAATCCTCAGGTATTGCAGGCCATCCCATTTGTCAAGCCCAAGAATGACAAGGATTTTCCCGAGGGCAAATTCTTCCTGAATCGATTGGACAAATTGATCCAGCAAGAGCAGGTTTTCCTCGACGCCAACCTCAACGAAAAGGCCCTTGCCACCCAATTGGAGATTCAGCCCTACCTGCTCTCCAAATTGCTCAATGAGTACATCGGCAAATCATTCAGCGCCTTTGTCAATGAGCACCGAATCGAATACGCCAAAAAGCTGCTCCTGAGCGAAGAAGGCCGAAAACTCACGGTGTTTGCCGTGGCGGTCGATAGCGGATTCAATTCCGAGTCGGTCTTCTACGTGAATTTCAAGAAGCTTGTAGGAATGACCCCCACGCAGTTCAAGAAGAAGCATCTTTCGCCAGCGATGATTAAGTCCTAG
- a CDS encoding RagB/SusD family nutrient uptake outer membrane protein: MNKKIYSFLGKCAAVAMISLAPMGCGPSYLDEANVFTNLSGDNFYQTAEHAQLAIDATYTPLQYQGLYRRLRYLLGFMSGDLDITSGGFQLAEYPGFNFNATSAELIPKAWEACYTGINRANVVLEKVPAISDALFEAGKKEQILAEAQFLRGFYYFQLVRMYGGVPIYEQPFDGDLDGAYFQPERNSEAEVYALIEQDFAAAAATLPTSYTGANIGRATAGAAQAFLGKAQLYQQKYAEASATLKQIIDGSFGSFELVAFQDNFTRGNENNAESLFEVQFVNNVGRGFTDRDGAQTAEGNWMSFALNPSRIRGFANGVPSVEVNDFFNQYPEEDTIRRKFTIARPGDVWGDWNPIAEDPIASGQWRDRTGERLDADGNPIILGVRKGCEGQLFNRFVDSPVNVRVMRYAEVLLLFAEAENEVNGPTADAYEAINEVRRRAAVSELPSGLNQDEFFERVVIERRLELTFEFQRWFDLVRWSRKSNVPAIADPAQMPGFVVGKHEYLPIPSTERIANPNLIQNPNY; the protein is encoded by the coding sequence ATGAACAAAAAGATATATTCATTCCTCGGCAAATGTGCCGCCGTCGCGATGATCAGCCTAGCTCCAATGGGATGTGGTCCCAGCTATTTGGACGAGGCCAATGTCTTCACCAACCTGAGTGGCGACAATTTTTACCAGACCGCTGAACATGCCCAGTTGGCCATCGATGCGACTTACACCCCCTTGCAGTACCAAGGCCTATACCGTCGCCTCCGCTATCTGCTCGGTTTCATGAGTGGAGATCTCGATATCACCAGTGGAGGGTTTCAGCTGGCCGAATACCCCGGATTCAACTTCAATGCCACCTCAGCGGAATTGATCCCCAAGGCTTGGGAAGCTTGTTACACTGGGATCAACCGTGCCAATGTAGTCCTCGAAAAAGTTCCAGCTATCTCGGATGCACTTTTCGAAGCAGGCAAGAAAGAGCAGATCTTGGCGGAAGCTCAATTCCTGCGGGGATTCTACTATTTCCAGCTAGTCAGAATGTATGGCGGTGTGCCCATCTACGAACAACCTTTTGACGGAGACCTCGATGGTGCATATTTCCAGCCAGAACGCAATAGCGAGGCAGAAGTCTATGCCTTGATCGAGCAAGATTTTGCAGCAGCGGCAGCCACATTGCCCACTTCCTACACGGGTGCCAATATCGGCCGAGCTACAGCAGGTGCAGCGCAGGCATTCTTGGGAAAAGCGCAACTTTATCAGCAAAAATATGCAGAGGCTAGTGCGACCTTGAAGCAAATCATCGATGGATCGTTTGGCTCCTTCGAATTGGTCGCCTTTCAAGACAATTTCACCCGTGGAAATGAGAACAATGCCGAGTCGCTTTTTGAAGTACAGTTTGTCAATAATGTCGGGCGTGGATTTACCGATCGAGATGGCGCTCAAACAGCGGAAGGCAACTGGATGTCCTTTGCGTTGAATCCTTCCCGTATCCGCGGATTTGCCAATGGAGTACCTTCTGTAGAGGTAAATGACTTCTTCAATCAGTATCCAGAGGAAGACACCATCCGCCGTAAATTCACCATTGCGCGTCCGGGAGATGTCTGGGGCGACTGGAATCCGATCGCCGAAGATCCGATTGCTTCTGGCCAATGGAGGGACCGTACAGGCGAGCGTCTCGATGCTGATGGCAACCCCATCATCTTGGGCGTCCGGAAAGGATGCGAAGGCCAGCTCTTCAACCGATTTGTGGACTCTCCGGTCAATGTCCGCGTCATGCGTTATGCCGAAGTGCTACTCCTGTTTGCTGAAGCTGAAAACGAGGTCAACGGACCGACCGCAGATGCCTATGAGGCGATCAATGAAGTACGCCGACGCGCAGCCGTAAGCGAATTGCCATCTGGATTGAATCAGGACGAGTTCTTCGAGCGAGTCGTGATCGAGCGGAGATTGGAGTTGACCTTCGAATTCCAGCGGTGGTTTGACTTGGTACGCTGGTCTCGCAAGTCCAATGTGCCTGCCATCGCAGATCCTGCACAGATGCCGGGATTCGTGGTGGGGAAGCATGAGTATTTGCCGATTCCTTCTACCGAGCGGATCGCCAATCCGAATTTGATTCAAAATCCCAATTACTAG